The proteins below come from a single Candidatus Edwardsbacteria bacterium genomic window:
- a CDS encoding PAS domain S-box protein, which produces MNNQTEGKKSFFKTYLSIFVSLGLVLVFWALEYYIHFRLSPGFSAYQHFFGAEPMELHMRLLVTFMLLAFGTYAHVLITTRRSAEVIANNQTRQYQTLLGNMLNGLAHYQLLTDELNNPVDFILLEANQAYYDITGLAADRVLDRKASEATPWILKGGIGWLDIYGRAALAGETSKTEIYSKHLDKWLLVSVYSPAQGFFVTLVEDITERKRIEGINRENQERMEVILEAVQAGVVVIDRETHLIVYANKQATQMIGAPVSDILDRKCNKFICPASDGACPVTDLHQTVDNSEKCVINIKGEMIPILKTVTPTKMGGREVLVESFVDITERKRAEQALNAEAIRRRILIDQSRDGIVVLAKDGSVYESNRRFAEMLGYFPEEIKQLHVWDWEFQYTREQTMDMIGNVDEAGDFFETRHRRKDGTIYDVEISTNGAAFEGEKLIFCVCRDITDRKKAEDELRKMNIALEQSPSAVVITDLDGRIEYVNNAFVTMTGYPKADAIGENPRILKSGETSEDDYQVLWKTIAGGGEWKGEFHNRRKDGSLYWEQAVIASIKDQNGAPIKYVAVKQDITERKRAEEELRASEEKFRNLVENQSEGIGVINQEEKFVFANSAADKIFGLEKGLLVGRSLKEYLTPEGIQQIAEESRQRKDGKKGLYELEINTGTGEKKIIYVSAIPQTDPMGKYIGTMGLFQDITEQKKARQEIEDTRRRLEMILSSAGEGIYGLDDRRRTIFMNPVAANLLGYSVEEMIGKVQHEVSHHTKPDGSHYDSKDCPINASITDGQIHHVTGEIFWRKDGSSFPVEYTSTPTVENGRTTGSVVVFRDITERKQSEALQSTIYKISEISTSSESLLELYAGIHMIVDEMMSTANFYIALYNKKENKLEFPYFVDERDPSPVSRPLKKGLTEYVLRIHKPLLAPPMVQKKLADAGEIEIVGTPSVDWMGVPLKSGNQAFGVLVVQSYREKVRFGARELSMLNFVSDNIAAAIQRKKGEDERKKLVTELQESLDNIKTLKGLVPICSSCKKIRNDGGYWQQVEEYVAEHTEADFSHGICDECAHKLYPQYFKDKKNKTKGDEVG; this is translated from the coding sequence CCAGCATTTTTTCGGGGCCGAGCCGATGGAGCTGCACATGCGGCTGCTGGTGACATTCATGCTGCTGGCTTTCGGGACCTACGCCCATGTCCTGATAACCACCAGGAGATCGGCCGAGGTTATAGCCAACAACCAGACCAGGCAATACCAGACGCTTTTGGGCAACATGCTGAACGGCCTGGCTCATTATCAGTTGCTGACCGACGAGCTGAACAACCCGGTGGATTTCATTCTGCTGGAGGCCAACCAGGCTTACTATGACATCACCGGGCTGGCCGCCGACCGGGTGTTGGATCGCAAAGCTTCGGAGGCCACCCCCTGGATACTAAAAGGGGGCATCGGCTGGCTGGACATATACGGCCGGGCGGCCCTGGCGGGCGAGACCAGCAAAACCGAGATCTATTCTAAGCATCTGGACAAGTGGCTGCTGGTCTCGGTCTACAGTCCGGCTCAAGGGTTTTTTGTGACCCTAGTCGAGGACATCACCGAGCGTAAAAGGATAGAGGGCATCAACCGCGAGAACCAGGAACGGATGGAGGTTATACTCGAGGCCGTACAGGCCGGGGTCGTGGTGATAGACCGTGAAACCCACCTTATTGTGTATGCCAATAAACAGGCGACCCAAATGATAGGCGCCCCGGTTAGTGATATTCTCGACAGGAAATGCAACAAATTCATCTGCCCGGCCAGTGACGGTGCCTGTCCCGTAACCGATTTGCATCAGACAGTGGATAATTCGGAAAAATGTGTTATCAATATTAAAGGGGAAATGATCCCCATTCTTAAAACCGTAACACCAACCAAAATGGGCGGGCGTGAAGTGCTGGTGGAAAGTTTTGTGGATATAACGGAGCGCAAGCGGGCCGAGCAGGCTCTTAATGCCGAGGCCATCCGAAGGCGCATCCTTATCGACCAGTCACGAGACGGTATTGTGGTCCTTGCCAAGGACGGCAGCGTATACGAGTCCAACCGGCGGTTTGCCGAAATGCTTGGTTACTTCCCCGAGGAAATCAAACAACTCCACGTGTGGGATTGGGAGTTTCAGTATACACGTGAGCAGACGATGGATATGATCGGTAATGTTGATGAGGCCGGTGACTTCTTTGAGACGCGACACCGTCGTAAGGATGGTACCATCTATGATGTTGAAATAAGCACCAATGGGGCTGCCTTCGAGGGAGAAAAGCTGATTTTCTGCGTGTGCCGGGACATCACCGACCGTAAAAAAGCCGAAGATGAGTTGAGAAAAATGAACATCGCCTTGGAGCAAAGCCCCAGTGCGGTGGTCATCACCGATCTTGACGGCCGGATCGAATACGTGAACAACGCTTTCGTAACTATGACCGGATACCCCAAGGCCGATGCAATCGGCGAGAATCCCCGGATACTGAAATCGGGCGAGACCAGTGAAGATGACTATCAGGTTTTATGGAAGACCATAGCTGGGGGTGGAGAGTGGAAGGGAGAATTTCACAACCGGCGCAAGGATGGCAGCCTGTACTGGGAGCAGGCGGTAATAGCTAGCATCAAGGACCAAAACGGCGCTCCGATAAAATATGTGGCCGTCAAGCAGGACATCACCGAACGCAAGCGGGCCGAAGAAGAACTGCGGGCAAGTGAGGAGAAATTCCGGAATTTAGTCGAAAACCAAAGCGAGGGGATAGGGGTAATCAACCAAGAGGAAAAGTTTGTGTTTGCCAACTCGGCAGCGGATAAGATCTTTGGTTTGGAAAAAGGATTGCTGGTGGGTCGATCGCTTAAGGAATATTTAACCCCGGAAGGTATTCAACAAATAGCGGAAGAGAGTCGGCAAAGAAAAGATGGCAAAAAAGGACTTTATGAACTGGAGATAAACACCGGAACAGGTGAAAAGAAGATCATATACGTTTCGGCCATTCCCCAGACCGATCCAATGGGAAAGTACATTGGAACTATGGGATTATTCCAGGATATCACCGAGCAGAAGAAAGCCAGACAGGAAATCGAGGATACGCGCCGCCGCCTGGAAATGATCCTAAGCAGCGCCGGCGAGGGCATCTACGGGTTGGATGATAGGAGGAGAACCATATTCATGAACCCAGTCGCCGCAAACTTACTGGGTTATTCGGTCGAAGAAATGATAGGCAAGGTCCAGCACGAAGTCTCCCATCATACAAAACCAGACGGCTCGCATTATGACAGCAAAGATTGCCCGATCAATGCCAGCATAACAGACGGCCAGATTCACCATGTAACTGGTGAGATTTTTTGGCGCAAAGACGGCAGCAGTTTCCCGGTGGAATACACCAGCACTCCAACCGTTGAAAACGGCCGGACCACCGGATCGGTGGTGGTATTCCGCGATATCACCGAGCGCAAGCAGAGCGAGGCTCTGCAGTCAACCATCTATAAGATCTCGGAGATATCAACTTCGTCCGAAAGCCTGCTTGAACTGTATGCCGGGATACATATGATAGTTGACGAGATGATGAGTACTGCCAATTTCTATATTGCCCTATACAACAAAAAAGAGAATAAGCTTGAATTCCCCTATTTTGTCGACGAACGGGATCCGTCCCCGGTCTCCCGCCCCTTGAAAAAAGGCTTGACGGAATATGTGCTAAGAATCCATAAGCCCCTGCTGGCCCCGCCCATGGTCCAGAAAAAACTGGCCGATGCCGGGGAAATTGAGATAGTGGGCACGCCCTCGGTGGACTGGATGGGGGTTCCGCTTAAAAGCGGCAACCAGGCCTTCGGCGTGCTGGTGGTCCAATCATATCGCGAGAAGGTAAGGTTCGGGGCCAGGGAACTATCTATGCTTAATTTCGTATCGGACAATATTGCGGCGGCCATACAACGGAAAAAGGGGGAGGACGAAAGAAAGAAACTGGTCACAGAGCTGCAGGAATCGCTGGACAATATTAAAACCCTCAAGGGACTGGTGCCCATCTGCTCCTCCTGCAAGAAGATCCGCAACGACGGGGGTTACTGGCAGCAGGTGGAGGAGTATGTGGCCGAGCACACCGAGGCCGACTTCTCCCACGGCATCTGCGACGAGTGCGCCCACAAGTTATATCCCCAGTATTTTAAGGACAAGAAGAACAAGACCAAGGGCGACGAGGTGGGCTGA
- a CDS encoding response regulator: protein MLQEKETARILVVDDDVNIINFFRAVLEEQGHTVATAENGVEAVKKAREFKPEVILLDVIMPQMDGYEVTEALKGDPETSSISIILVTGMDTLEDKVRGLECGADDFITKPFNFDELVARVRSLVKLKRLQDQLSKLQKECTADFLLKQKKSLSPNLVLIVEDDERISRIMSNVLGTGGYLTHTIVNGQEAADFIRDNTPDLIILDLMLPGLDGMEVLKRIRENPMTREVPVIVVTAIDDFKTKIKGLYIGADDYLVKPVKSLELLARVKANLRKYQANKLIRDVLKDSGAGQ from the coding sequence ATGCTGCAGGAGAAAGAAACGGCCCGGATACTGGTGGTGGACGACGACGTCAACATCATCAATTTCTTTCGGGCGGTGCTGGAGGAGCAGGGCCATACCGTGGCCACCGCCGAGAACGGCGTCGAGGCCGTCAAAAAGGCCAGGGAGTTCAAACCGGAGGTGATCCTGCTGGATGTGATCATGCCCCAGATGGACGGCTACGAGGTCACCGAGGCGCTGAAAGGGGATCCGGAGACCAGCAGCATCTCCATCATCCTGGTGACCGGCATGGACACCCTGGAGGACAAGGTCCGGGGCCTGGAGTGCGGGGCCGACGACTTCATCACCAAGCCATTCAATTTCGATGAACTGGTGGCCCGGGTGCGATCCCTGGTCAAGCTGAAAAGACTGCAGGATCAGTTGAGCAAACTGCAAAAGGAATGCACGGCCGACTTTTTGCTCAAACAAAAGAAAAGCCTCAGCCCCAACCTGGTGCTGATCGTGGAGGATGACGAGCGGATATCCAGGATCATGTCCAACGTTCTGGGCACCGGCGGATATCTGACCCATACCATAGTGAACGGACAGGAGGCGGCGGACTTTATCAGGGACAATACCCCGGATCTGATCATCCTGGACCTGATGCTGCCCGGCCTGGACGGCATGGAGGTGCTCAAACGGATCCGTGAGAACCCTATGACCCGCGAGGTGCCGGTGATAGTGGTGACGGCCATAGATGATTTCAAGACCAAGATCAAGGGGCTGTACATCGGGGCCGACGATTACCTGGTCAAGCCAGTCAAATCGCTGGAGCTGCTGGCCCGGGTCAAGGCCAACCTGAGGAAGTACCAGGCCAACAAACTGATCCGGGATGTACTAAAGGACAGCGGGGCGGGGCAATGA